A window from Candidatus Margulisiibacteriota bacterium encodes these proteins:
- the waaF gene encoding lipopolysaccharide heptosyltransferase II — protein MSVQRILVIKIAAIGDLLLITPALRALRRRYPQAEIDLLVGRWSAPIITGNPNLHEIITVDDSVFFRCRPFTLLRLIRSLRQRRYDLAVVWHRSLAFRLFAALLGIRERLGFSRGGNKFGLTLAVEEDPGIHEIMEYQKSLTPLGIRADEIDMDIALPAAAEQGADEIFGQYGLTEHDPVVAIAPGGGRNPKEVVPLKHWPREYYAALADRLISEARARIIFLGNQDDKPIVAEILRRMKQPAIDLSGRSDLLTMAALIKKCRLFVGNDSAPLHIAAAVRTPALSLFGPTQPRELAPLNYRHRYFYAGRSCSPCYRNGVWPDCQKNQCLADIKPEEVTVAAKEILNEQR, from the coding sequence GTGAGCGTGCAAAGGATCCTGGTCATCAAGATCGCGGCGATCGGCGACCTGCTGCTGATCACGCCGGCGCTCCGGGCGCTCCGCCGCCGCTACCCGCAAGCCGAGATCGATCTCTTGGTCGGCCGCTGGTCGGCCCCGATCATTACCGGTAATCCAAATTTGCACGAGATCATCACGGTCGATGATTCGGTCTTCTTCCGCTGCCGGCCGTTCACTTTGCTCCGGCTGATCCGGTCGCTCCGGCAGCGGCGTTACGACCTGGCCGTGGTCTGGCACCGCTCGCTCGCTTTCCGGCTCTTTGCCGCGCTGCTCGGGATCAGGGAGCGGCTCGGCTTTTCCCGCGGCGGCAATAAATTCGGCCTGACCCTGGCGGTCGAGGAAGACCCCGGCATCCACGAGATCATGGAATACCAGAAAAGCTTAACGCCGCTCGGGATCCGGGCGGACGAGATCGACATGGACATCGCGCTCCCGGCCGCCGCTGAACAGGGGGCGGACGAGATCTTTGGCCAGTACGGCCTGACCGAACACGACCCGGTAGTTGCCATCGCGCCGGGGGGCGGGCGTAACCCGAAAGAAGTTGTCCCGCTCAAGCATTGGCCGCGGGAATACTACGCGGCGCTGGCTGACCGCCTGATCAGCGAAGCGCGGGCCAGGATAATCTTCCTCGGCAACCAGGACGACAAGCCGATCGTCGCCGAGATCCTGCGGCGGATGAAACAACCGGCGATCGATCTTTCCGGCCGGAGCGATCTGCTGACCATGGCGGCGCTGATCAAAAAGTGCCGGCTTTTTGTCGGCAACGACTCGGCGCCGCTGCATATCGCGGCGGCTGTTCGGACCCCGGCGCTCTCCCTGTTCGGGCCGACCCAGCCGCGGGAGCTGGCGCCGCTCAATTACCGCCACCGCTATTTCTACGCCGGGCGGAGCTGCAGCCCGTGCTACCGGAACGGCGTCTGGCCCGATTGCCAAAAGAACCAGTGCCTGGCCGACATCAAGCCGGAAGAGGTGACGGTCGCCGCCAAGGAGATATTAAATGAGCAACGATAA
- a CDS encoding glycosyltransferase family 2 protein, protein MKAQTAIIVLNWNGWRDTAECAAALLAGNRQDFRIVVVDNGSTDGSVVQLQERFGDRIDILPLKENRGFARGNNAGIRYALDRFDPAYIILLNNDTLAGDDFPAPLIAVLAHDPAAGLAAPRVLDLPGKRFWQKPIVRRFGFWSYLLLATPLYHLTARLVRLNLRQPSRVYAVPGCALCFRRAALEQIGLLDEQTFLGSEEYIVAEKLRRAGLFTYFAPDSTINHLVGRSTAQVGQTVKAGAFLRSERYLLTEYYRFGFWRRLAIRLVRLSLYAARLWPRGAFREWLQIAGGTAI, encoded by the coding sequence ATGAAAGCGCAAACCGCGATAATTGTCCTGAACTGGAACGGCTGGCGTGATACCGCGGAATGCGCCGCTGCGCTGCTGGCCGGTAACCGGCAGGATTTCCGGATAGTAGTGGTCGACAACGGCTCGACCGACGGTTCGGTCGTCCAGCTGCAGGAACGGTTCGGCGACCGGATAGATATCCTGCCGCTCAAGGAGAACCGCGGTTTTGCCCGCGGGAATAACGCCGGCATCCGTTACGCGCTCGACCGGTTCGATCCCGCTTACATTATCTTGCTGAACAATGATACGCTGGCCGGCGACGATTTCCCGGCCCCGCTGATCGCCGTGCTGGCCCACGATCCGGCGGCCGGTTTAGCCGCCCCGCGGGTTCTTGATCTCCCCGGTAAGCGTTTCTGGCAAAAACCGATCGTCCGGCGGTTCGGTTTCTGGTCATACCTGCTCCTGGCGACGCCGCTTTACCATCTGACAGCGCGCCTGGTCAGGCTTAATTTGCGGCAGCCGAGCCGCGTCTACGCCGTGCCGGGGTGCGCTCTCTGTTTCCGGCGCGCCGCCCTGGAACAGATCGGCCTGCTCGATGAACAAACTTTCCTCGGTTCGGAAGAATATATCGTAGCGGAGAAACTCCGCCGCGCCGGCCTGTTTACTTATTTCGCGCCGGATAGTACTATCAATCATCTGGTCGGGCGGTCGACCGCGCAGGTCGGCCAGACGGTCAAGGCCGGGGCTTTTTTACGGAGCGAGCGCTACCTGTTGACCGAGTATTATCGTTTCGGCTTCTGGCGGCGGCTGGCGATTAGGTTGGTACGGTTAAGTTTGTACGCGGCCCGGCTCTGGCCGCGGGGGGCGTTCAGGGAATGGTTGCAAATAGCGGGAGGGACGGCGATATGA
- a CDS encoding methyltransferase domain-containing protein, which produces MKILNVGCGGQTYGTDHVDLYPQRAGVIRCDVDREPLPYADGTFDEVYSENMMEHLKNPNLVLQEMVRVLKRGGRLAIITDNASFWAYHLGARTHYGGYEERQGQTADRHYALYTAWHLENHFQALGLKDIRYQYLLIAHKHSARLPVQLLSRLLRAFWPHLGSPQIKISGVKE; this is translated from the coding sequence ATGAAGATCTTGAACGTCGGCTGCGGCGGCCAGACCTACGGGACCGACCATGTCGACCTTTATCCGCAGCGGGCCGGCGTCATCCGGTGCGACGTCGACCGCGAACCTTTGCCGTACGCCGACGGGACCTTCGACGAGGTCTATTCCGAGAACATGATGGAGCACCTGAAAAACCCGAACCTGGTCCTGCAAGAGATGGTCCGGGTGCTGAAAAGGGGGGGGCGCCTGGCGATCATTACCGACAACGCTTCCTTCTGGGCTTACCATCTCGGTGCCCGGACGCATTACGGCGGCTACGAAGAGCGGCAAGGCCAGACGGCAGACCGGCATTACGCCCTCTACACCGCCTGGCATCTGGAGAACCATTTCCAGGCGCTCGGCTTGAAGGATATCCGCTATCAATATTTATTGATCGCCCACAAGCATTCCGCCAGGCTCCCGGTCCAGCTCCTTTCCCGCCTGCTGCGGGCATTTTGGCCGCATTTGGGCTCACCGCAGATCAAGATCAGCGGGGTGAAGGAGTGA